DNA sequence from the Acidothermus cellulolyticus 11B genome:
CGCTTTCTCTACCGCCGGCGGCGCGGTTTCGCCGCAACCGTGCACCGCCGCAGCAAACGCCGCCTCCGCCACCGGTGCGCACACGGCCGATCAGATCGCCAGCCACTACAACATCGGACCGCTGTACGCAGCTGCGCCCCAACGCCCAGTCACCGTCGCGCTTGTCGAATTCGAGCCCTTCAATCCGGCTGACATTGCGGCATTCCAGCAGTGCTACGGCACGCACGCCACGGTGACCACCGTCCAGGTGGACGGCGGAGCCGGTGCCGGAACGGGGTCCGGCCGGGCGGCCACGGACATCGAGATGGTGATCGCCGCCGCGCCGGACGCCAATATCGTCGTCTACCAGGCGCCCGGAGACACCGGAAGCGTCTACGACACCTATGCGCGGATCGCCGCCGACAACACCGCCCAGGTGGTCGTCACCAGCTGGGGCATCTGCGAACCGACGGCGACGGTTTCTTCGCTTCCGACGCTGGAGCGGCCCCTCTTCGAGCAGATGGCACGCAATGGGCAGACCGTTCTCGCAGCAGCCGGTGACAGCGGATCGGCCGCTTGCTACGCGCCGCCGTCAGCCACCGACACCTCCCTCGCCGTGCTCGACCCGGCGAGTCAACCCACGATCACCGCAGTAGGCGGTACGTCGTTCGCCGGTGTCAGCGATCCAGACATCTCCTGGCACACGGCCGGCGGTGCCGGCGGCGGGGGAATCTCCCACATCTGGCCGATGCCGCGCTACCAAGCGGGCGCGACCACGACGCAGAATTCCCCGGCTCTGTGCAACGCGCCAACCGGATCGGCGTGCCGGCAGGTGCCCGACATCAGCATGCTTGCCGACCCGACGCACGGATACGTGGCCTACGTCGGCGGCACGTGGCGGGCGGTCGGCGGCACCGGAGCGGCAACTGCGACATTCGCCGGCATTCTCGCCCTGATCGACGAAAGTTGCGTCGCGGGTCCGGTTGGATTGATCAATCCGGCGTTGTACCGGCTGGCCGGCACCTCCGCGGTGGTGGATGTCACCCAGGGCCCGAACACCGACCTGACCGGAACGAACGGCGGGGCGTACCCGCCGGCGACCGGCGTGGACCTGGCCACCGGGCTGGGCCGACCCGATGCCGCGGCCCTCGCCGCCGCACTCTGCCCGCCGACAGGAGCCGCAGGCTCAGGCACGATCACGGTCGATCCGAACCTGGTCGTGACCAACAGCTCGACGTCCCTCACCTTCCGCTACACGCCGGCGAGCGGCACCGGGATGGTCAACGGGGAACTCGACATCACCGTGCCGGGAACGTGGTCGCTGCCGACAACCACTTCCGGTCAGCCGGGTTACACGACCGCCGATGCAGGTGTTCTTACGGTCAGCGGCAACACCATCGTGCTTCGATCGATCACTCTGCCGGCGAACTCGACGGTGACCGTGACGTTCGGTGACACCAGCGGCGGCCCCGGCGCGCGGACGCCGTCCGCCGCGCAAATCACCACGTTCGCGACGGCCAGCGCGCCGGCGTCCGCCGGTGGAGCGGCCGGACTGGCCCGCAATCCCGCTGTCCGGGTACTCACCCCGGGTGGCAGCCAAGCCGGGCAGGGCACGTTGCTGCGG
Encoded proteins:
- a CDS encoding cell wall-binding repeat-containing protein → MTTIGLLVVVLGWTAHAASSDHAEQTQLRRVATPPISALAVNAQPSDAAVPLVLDSAAPAAIAGPPQIPQPDTANASTSGRVPTTRPLAGDTPVQATIALRSAVVPSAIDAGIHRLRTNGLSVTLLGDPPVALLVHGTARQVNRVFRTSVVSYRGIADQEILTFAMPPALPADLAAATGTAFVRRGQATSAHRLTAVPAAFSTAGGAVSPQPCTAAANAASATGAHTADQIASHYNIGPLYAAAPQRPVTVALVEFEPFNPADIAAFQQCYGTHATVTTVQVDGGAGAGTGSGRAATDIEMVIAAAPDANIVVYQAPGDTGSVYDTYARIAADNTAQVVVTSWGICEPTATVSSLPTLERPLFEQMARNGQTVLAAAGDSGSAACYAPPSATDTSLAVLDPASQPTITAVGGTSFAGVSDPDISWHTAGGAGGGGISHIWPMPRYQAGATTTQNSPALCNAPTGSACRQVPDISMLADPTHGYVAYVGGTWRAVGGTGAATATFAGILALIDESCVAGPVGLINPALYRLAGTSAVVDVTQGPNTDLTGTNGGAYPPATGVDLATGLGRPDAAALAAALCPPTGAAGSGTITVDPNLVVTNSSTSLTFRYTPASGTGMVNGELDITVPGTWSLPTTTSGQPGYTTADAGVLTVSGNTIVLRSITLPANSTVTVTFGDTSGGPGARTPSAAQITTFATASAPASAGGAAGLARNPAVRVLTPGGSQAGQGTLLRIAGADRIGTAIAASQLRFTTGGASAVVLARADIFPDALAGVPLAAQVHGPLLLTPPSSLPIAVLNEIQRVLPVGGPVFLLGGTAALSATVEQQLVTLGYLPHRISGMDRFDTAVQIAHALGDPTTILECSGLDFPDALSAGPAAVITHGAVLLTAGPDQAAATAAYLTVHPRVTRYAIGGPAAHADPGAIPLVGADRYATSVLVAQQFFTAPSGIGLASGAAFPDALAGGPATAEAGGPLLLVPPSGALPTGTANYFSAVASSVLTGWLFGGTAAVGTDIASETAQALVLVPPPS